A stretch of DNA from Schizosaccharomyces osmophilus chromosome 2, complete sequence:
CTGTCGTGTTCTTCTGACAAAACAATGTTTCTTGGAGAACTTAGttaaagtaaataaaaatggcttaaatgtatttattttatcctGTAATTATTGTACCTTGTCCTTACCATACTCATCAGCTTTGACACTGCATCATACGCTATAGCAGGTAGGATTTGAGGTTTAGTAGCCATCATGAGTAACTTTTTATGgtatttattaatttctttatcaAAATTCCTAACAAATGCTTTTTAGGCTGAATAATCTTGAAGATTGGATGGATGAAGAGCAAGTAAAATTGCTCTTCAACAATACGCCCGTTTCCGTTACTTATTACCAAGATAGTGAATCTCGTGCTTTACTTAGAACATGTAAAGTTGAGTTTTCTTCTCCGGAAGCTGCCGCTGATGCGCTAACCACTTTATCCGGTCAAAAGACCATTTCTGGTAGCCCTATCTTATTAGACGTGCTGGCTGATTGGGAAAAGCCAACATATTATATGCTTTTTATCACAAATATTGATCCTGAAGTAGCTGAAAACGAAGTGAAGCAGTTATTTCAAACATATGGCTGTGTTTCTGCTCGAGTCTTACGATGCATGGATTCATCATCAACAAGTTTAGCATTTGTATGGCTTAATActttagaagaagcagaaagGGCGCACGTGGAAATGCAAGGAGCGTTATGTATTAAACGCCCTATTCTTGTACACTCGATTCGATCTGACCAGAATACTTATCTTAATTCCCCTGGTTACTATGGCTCTCCACAACCTTTGAACCAATTCACGGACCAAAACAATACATCAATTTTTGTATCGGGCCTTTCTCCCCAAATAAACTCTGAAAGTCTTCGATCCTACTTTGAACATCTTGGTGAAGTATTACATACACAAGTATATAGTGGCTTTGCTAAAATTACTTTTGTACAACGACATAGTGCAGAACGCGCACTTAACGAGATGAATAATTTCCCAATCCTCGGTCAGCGAATTCAGCTTTCCTGGTCCCGGCCGCCCTCTATGAGTCTTCTTCCTGCTGTTCAAAGTACATATTGGCCTGCATTACACGCACCTGTTTATCCTTCCTGGGGAAGTATACCTACGCATAACTTCTCTCCCTTTACATATGTTAATCGCTACGCAGCAAAGACTTTGAATCAAACCACTCATCTACCTTTACTTCCACCAggtttaaaaaatggaacGGATTATCCTTATCTTCCAATCCCACCCACTatattaaatgaaaagtatCTCGCAGACAAGGAAGCAGTAGACACCCGACTAGAAGCCGAGTCATCTCCGTTAATTCCAGTGCATTATTCTTAAAAATACTGAGTAATGTATGAAATATGCGACGACACAATGGTGTTCCAATGATTTTCAAGTTACGCACTGCAACATTTAATCATAAAAATTGGATGATTTCACTTTTCCGTTTTCAAGTCCAAGGTATGAATTTTAATAAGCGCGGTCTCATCCTTAAGAtgctttattattttatagGTGAAATCACTCATTTCTTAATGTTCTTTGGGATAGGATGTTCGGGTTATTTTTGCACATAAACCACGACATTGTGtatgtgttttttttttttttttttttgttttttttatagttAGTATAGAGGATAATTAGATCAAGttgttgtttatttgtCAAAATACTTTACTTTATTCTAATTAAACTACTCACTTATTTGAGCACGGAGCTGTGGACTTTGTTATATCACCGTTCTTTTGTTGCCGACATTTTTACAATGAGATTCAGCTACTGACATTATTTTGTTATTATCTCTTACTAGGTACGAGACTGCACACCCTCAAAACATAGCCGGGGATTTGTTGAAAAGTTTCGTATGCATCCATACGTAAAATATATGGTTACAGTAACTCTATCCGATGAAAACATTAAACGATAAAGTTGCTAAAGCAAACTTCCCAAACAAGCAAGACTTCTCAAAGGTGGTACTTGCCCATTAAGGCGTCACGTTATTGTGAACGGCAATTGAAAAGACCAAATCCAAGTTAGTCATCTAACTGAATGAGTAGCTTTGTgtaatgaatttttagaTTCAAGTAATTAACCATATGTGATTTCGTTCATAAATTTGCATGTAGTAGAAGGTGATAGTTCCTGCCATCCACACTATTGAGTTGTCATGCCTGTAACAGATAAGCTTtcaaagatgaaagagaaaggtAATAGATTGATTCAATAAATCGTCTTTTTTACACTTCTGTTGTACAACGACACCATTGTAACAAGCCATCAACAAAAATGTCACTCAGTACTCGGTTCTCCTACGAACAATGACTTCCTATTATTgtttaaataaattctGAAGTGCTCTGCttctcattttttgatgTATATAATATGCTTTCGGTAATTGTTGATTCCTCGTGAGTATGTGGGTATCACTCATAATATTCATTCACTAGTTCAAGTTGGCCCTTTAGAGCCTGAAAAATGCTTTAGCCATAGACTTATGTGATTATCGATGTCAAAATCTTCGAAAGCCATTGTGTCAATTTCCGGATGAGTTTTGAAATCCTTATCTCCACTTATCCAACTTTGAAGTCTTTCTAAAATCGTTATAGCTTCAATAATACCtttgcaattctttttttcgaCTGATTTAAGAGTTCTCCAAGCACAATTAATGTCAGCTACTACTGCCGACtgtgaaaaaataaataatccCTTTTCACTGCAAGTGAGATACGCCCATACAAGCGTAAATACTGCAATTATGTTACCTTTTATAATAGGCTTCAATTGTGGAATACCACGCTGACGAATAATGCCAGCATTCTTAATCCAAGAAGACGCAGAACTCAAGCAAATAATGCATGCCGAGATATCTGTATGGTTTAGTTCTATGGTAGAACGATATACAAGCATaagattttccaaatattcCAATTCTAAATATGCTCTCGTGCTTCCAAGGGAAGCGTCAGCGTACTGCTTTAGCTCACACTTCCATTCGTCTAATTTTGTATGTAAACGTTGCTGAATACCTTTTTCAATAGTAATATGTGCCTGGTACAATTCATTAAGAACATTAGAAGTAAATCGTCTTAAGTTAATAATATGCACGCTTAACTCAAGGTTCCAGCCGGTTGCATTTAAGTCTGCAATAGATGCGCTTTCTCCAATATCGGTAACAGACGAAAACATCTTCACATCTATGCTGGAATCACTGATACTAACAGGCCTTCCCATACTAGATGCTAATATTCGGTCCAAAGAGTAAAAGGACCAAAAACATCGCCTCATCAGTTCTGTAAGACTATTAGGGATTTCAGATGATGTATATGTAGCTTCACGATGAAGACCGAGAGCAATAGCAATAGCTCCAATTTTTCGAATGATGCCATAGGAGTCCAGTCCTGGGACTGACTCAAGCAAGGAAAATATTCCCAAGTAAAGTAGCTCACGCAAATGATCAAAGCTGTAGGGGCACCtcgattttgaaagaaaatgaatggaCTTCCAAAAATAGTCCGAGCAATCCTTACCTATAAGAGAAGATCCGATCGCTAAACACATATTTGCTTCGTATAATTGGTATGCAGAACTCGAAGATCCATTCTCATAAACGCCGACAAATAATTctgaaaagcttttcaaattaaTAAATGGAAATGATACAAAGTGGTGAATCACTGCCGTTAACAAGGCATGTATAGAATCACGATTAGGAAGCAAGTATAAAGATTCGCTAAAAGGTATTTCTCTTAAACTAATATTAAAAGggatttccttttgaaatGAGGGAAAATTTACCGTAAAGCCATTACGTTCGGCTTCACCCGAGAGACAATTAGCAATCATCTTTCCTGAACTCGGCCCAATATAATGATCCTTCTCAAAGCAGTTCTCATGAGAACCTGCACTCTGTGAATCGAAAGAAGTTGGTACAGGAAAATCCAATATCAATGCATGCATGTAGTTTGtaagatttttttcttgtaaataCATCGACATTATTTCAGACTCGTCGCACTCAGAGTTCGTAGGCGATGAAGGAAGAGTGGGAATAGTAACTGTGGCACCTGTAGGTATAGCCGAAGCGTTAATTCCAGTATCTGATAAAATGGTTTCCAGCCATTGAACTCTGCAGACCAAGCTATAGGTTTCTTGTTCGGTCATTAAGAACCCATCAGGCATTATGCAGTCACTACCAGCTTTCATACAGCTACTGCAACTTGGTCGTCTAGCATCACATTTCGTTCTTCTTACATGGCACCTGGTGCACGCTCTTAGTGCTCTCCTGCTCGCAGGTCTTTGACGTTGAGTCGACTTGAATTGTATAGAAAGATCAGAGTTTGGACTGAAGCTTACGCGATTTGACGCGGTATTTTCGAATGCTCCAAGGGTTGAAGATGTTGAAGGCAATTGTCCTTCATTGCTGTGAGTTTCTTGCATGAGCAATGTAGGCGTTCAATAACCACAATTTCAAAGGAAGGCTTAACAGTTCATATAGAGtgaatcaaaagaaagctaGTTTACAGATGTCAAAGTTCGAGTAAGAATATCGAACTCAATCTGCAACAAGCTATATAAGTTGGGATGTAAGTTCTCGAAAGAGAATCAGGCCGTAAATCGAATAGTTTATTCTATTCTTTGCCATTGCTatagcaaaagaaataaaatactgCG
This window harbors:
- the usp109 gene encoding U1 snRNP-associated protein Usp109 codes for the protein MSNFLWLNNLEDWMDEEQVKLLFNNTPVSVTYYQDSESRALLRTCKVEFSSPEAAADALTTLSGQKTISGSPILLDVLADWEKPTYYMLFITNIDPEVAENEVKQLFQTYGCVSARVLRCMDSSSTSLAFVWLNTLEEAERAHVEMQGALCIKRPILVHSIRSDQNTYLNSPGYYGSPQPLNQFTDQNNTSIFVSGLSPQINSESLRSYFEHLGEVLHTQVYSGFAKITFVQRHSAERALNEMNNFPILGQRIQLSWSRPPSMSLLPAVQSTYWPALHAPVYPSWGSIPTHNFSPFTYVNRYAAKTLNQTTHLPLLPPGLKNGTDYPYLPIPPTILNEKYLADKEAVDTRLEAESSPLIPVHYS
- a CDS encoding fungal specific transcription factor domain-containing protein — protein: MQETHSNEGQLPSTSSTLGAFENTASNRVSFSPNSDLSIQFKSTQRQRPASRRALRACTRCHVRRTKCDARRPSCSSCMKAGSDCIMPDGFLMTEQETYSLVCRVQWLETILSDTGINASAIPTGATVTIPTLPSSPTNSECDESEIMSMYLQEKNLTNYMHALILDFPVPTSFDSQSAGSHENCFEKDHYIGPSSGKMIANCLSGEAERNGFTVNFPSFQKEIPFNISLREIPFSESLYLLPNRDSIHALLTAVIHHFVSFPFINLKSFSELFVGVYENGSSSSAYQLYEANMCLAIGSSLIGKDCSDYFWKSIHFLSKSRCPYSFDHLRELLYLGIFSLLESVPGLDSYGIIRKIGAIAIALGLHREATYTSSEIPNSLTELMRRCFWSFYSLDRILASSMGRPVSISDSSIDVKMFSSVTDIGESASIADLNATGWNLELSVHIINLRRFTSNVLNELYQAHITIEKGIQQRLHTKLDEWKCELKQYADASLGSTRAYLELEYLENLMLVYRSTIELNHTDISACIICLSSASSWIKNAGIIRQRGIPQLKPIIKGNIIAVFTLVWAYLTCSEKGLFIFSQSAVVADINCAWRTLKSVEKKNCKGIIEAITILERLQSWISGDKDFKTHPEIDTMAFEDFDIDNHISLWLKHFSGSKGPT